From Gloeocapsopsis sp. IPPAS B-1203, one genomic window encodes:
- a CDS encoding adenylate kinase, with product MKKVVVFGNAGGGKSTLSKRLSEMTGLPLYVLDKIQYPSGDTKVSEEEYQHIHEKILATDRWIIDGFGCMETLWLRLKEADSLIFVDLPLYVHFWWVTKRLIVGYFKPPEGWSQKSPILKSSLRSYRVLWLCHKYLIPKYREYIQQVQSSKSVYHIRSTEQIAQFFEFIGNKTNFTDRAST from the coding sequence ATGAAAAAAGTAGTAGTATTCGGCAACGCTGGAGGTGGTAAATCAACTCTCAGCAAGAGATTATCAGAAATGACGGGTTTGCCACTTTACGTCTTGGACAAGATTCAATATCCATCAGGAGACACAAAGGTTTCCGAGGAAGAATATCAGCACATCCATGAGAAAATTTTGGCGACTGACCGATGGATTATTGACGGGTTTGGTTGCATGGAAACCCTCTGGCTACGACTAAAGGAGGCGGATAGTCTAATTTTTGTCGATTTACCACTATATGTGCATTTTTGGTGGGTGACTAAACGCCTGATCGTAGGTTACTTTAAACCACCAGAAGGTTGGTCTCAAAAGAGTCCCATATTGAAAAGTTCGCTTCGTAGTTACCGCGTGCTTTGGTTATGTCACAAATATTTGATTCCAAAATATCGCGAGTATATCCAGCAGGTTCAAAGCAGCAAAAGTGTTTATCACATTCGCTCAACTGAACAGATCGCGCAGTTTTTTGAATTCATTGGCAATAAAACTAACTTTACAGATCGTGCATCAACCTAA
- a CDS encoding NAD(P)/FAD-dependent oxidoreductase, which produces MPRRPRVVVVGSGFGGLQATQSLARAQINVLLIDRNNYHTFIPLLYQVAVAELQPEQIAYPVRGILQRFPFANFLMAEVTQIDFANQVIVTDGLTIPYDFLVLSTGSESQFLGVPGADKYALPMKTLPEAVYLRNHLLSCFEQAVREPDPELRQLLLTFAIVGGGPTGVELAGALVELIHGRLIKDFPTLEMEQVQVILLQSSDRLLADLPLRLSDYTYKQLQRSGVKIYLQTKVSKVTSNAIYLEDGTIIFSKTIVWTAGVQATSPTPTAELFPAAKGQVAVLPTLQLPDYPQVYVVGDSAYIEQDGEPLPLVAPVALQQGTAAAQNILRQIKGKDPKPFRYVDKGRAAIIKRNAGVAQTGKFTFTGFPAWLLWLGIHLYYLPGGRNRLIVLLDWLRDYFFGDRSIRLIFPPSRRLIVEENPPNSSTDWHNQDR; this is translated from the coding sequence GTGCCGAGACGCCCTCGTGTTGTTGTTGTTGGTTCTGGGTTTGGTGGGTTGCAAGCCACCCAATCGTTAGCGCGTGCCCAAATTAATGTTTTACTCATTGACCGCAACAATTACCATACATTTATTCCGTTGCTGTATCAGGTAGCTGTTGCCGAACTTCAACCCGAACAAATTGCTTATCCTGTACGTGGTATTCTGCAGCGATTTCCTTTTGCTAATTTTTTAATGGCAGAAGTAACGCAAATTGACTTTGCTAATCAGGTTATTGTAACTGATGGTTTAACAATTCCGTACGATTTTTTGGTTTTATCTACTGGTAGCGAATCTCAGTTTTTAGGAGTACCAGGGGCTGATAAATACGCTTTACCAATGAAAACGCTGCCAGAAGCCGTGTATTTGCGCAATCATTTGCTGTCTTGTTTTGAACAAGCTGTGCGCGAACCCGATCCAGAATTGCGACAGCTACTTCTAACGTTTGCTATTGTCGGTGGTGGACCAACGGGCGTAGAATTAGCAGGAGCTTTAGTAGAACTGATTCATGGTCGATTAATCAAAGATTTTCCTACGCTAGAGATGGAGCAAGTGCAGGTTATTTTACTGCAATCAAGCGATCGCCTGCTCGCGGATCTCCCACTACGTTTATCAGACTACACTTACAAGCAGTTACAACGATCTGGAGTAAAAATCTATCTTCAAACCAAGGTCAGTAAAGTTACCTCAAATGCCATTTATCTTGAAGATGGTACGATAATTTTCTCGAAAACGATTGTTTGGACAGCAGGCGTACAAGCCACTTCACCCACGCCGACAGCAGAACTATTTCCAGCAGCTAAAGGACAAGTTGCGGTTTTACCAACGTTACAGCTACCAGACTATCCCCAAGTATATGTCGTCGGCGATTCAGCTTATATTGAGCAAGACGGAGAACCACTACCGTTAGTCGCCCCTGTGGCTTTACAACAAGGTACCGCAGCCGCACAAAATATTTTGCGTCAAATTAAAGGTAAGGACCCAAAACCATTTCGCTATGTAGATAAAGGTAGAGCGGCGATTATTAAACGCAATGCGGGTGTTGCCCAAACTGGTAAATTTACTTTTACAGGTTTTCCTGCATGGTTATTATGGTTAGGAATTCACTTATATTATCTTCCTGGTGGACGAAATCGTTTGATTGTTCTGTTGGATTGGCTGCGCGATTATTTCTTTGGCGATCGCTCGATTCGTCTGATTTTTCCTCCCAGTCGTCGGCTAATAGTTGAAGAAAATCCGCCAAATTCTTCTACAGATTGGCATAATCAAGATCGCTAA
- a CDS encoding DoxX family protein, whose protein sequence is MNYIPLAARIFLSVIFLRSGFNKIFDFASTQGFMASAGIPAGLTGILLVGSIILELLGALSVILGYKARWGAIALIVFLVPTTLLFHTNFAEDMQITQFLKNLGLIGGLLMVVYFGSGPIGVDGRKDLA, encoded by the coding sequence ATGAACTATATTCCTCTTGCCGCTCGTATCTTTCTTTCTGTTATCTTTTTACGTTCTGGTTTCAATAAAATTTTTGACTTTGCTAGTACGCAAGGATTTATGGCTAGTGCTGGAATTCCTGCAGGGCTAACCGGAATTTTGTTGGTAGGTTCGATTATTTTAGAATTACTGGGAGCGTTATCAGTAATTCTAGGTTATAAGGCGCGTTGGGGTGCGATCGCCCTTATTGTTTTTCTAGTTCCTACCACGTTGCTTTTTCACACTAATTTTGCTGAAGATATGCAAATCACTCAGTTTCTCAAAAATTTAGGATTGATCGGCGGATTATTAATGGTAGTTTACTTTGGTTCTGGTCCTATTGGTGTGGATGGACGTAAAGATCTAGCTTAG